One Vibrio quintilis DNA segment encodes these proteins:
- a CDS encoding YgaP family membrane protein yields MKVDNGIRIVAGSMVLLSVILTYFVHPGFVWLTVFVGLNLIQSAFTGFCPAGMVLKKLGMTP; encoded by the coding sequence ATGAAAGTAGATAACGGTATCCGAATCGTCGCAGGGAGCATGGTGCTGCTCTCAGTCATTCTGACTTACTTCGTCCACCCTGGCTTTGTATGGCTCACCGTCTTTGTTGGCCTGAATCTGATTCAGAGCGCATTCACCGGTTTTTGTCCCGCCGGGATGGTGCTGAAAAAACTGGGGATGACACCATAA
- a CDS encoding pyridine nucleotide-disulfide oxidoreductase, translating to MTKIVIIGGVAGGASAAARARRLSEDAEIIMLERGSFVSLGK from the coding sequence ATGACCAAAATCGTAATTATCGGTGGTGTGGCTGGTGGCGCATCCGCAGCTGCCCGGGCCCGCCGCCTGAGTGAAGATGCTGAAATTATCATGCTGGAACGGGGAAGCTTTGTCTCTTTAGGCAAATAG
- a CDS encoding YeeE/YedE family protein, with protein MWTHIPWFSLTGGMLIGLSALILLFLNGKIAGISGILTGIFRPQHPDAGWRLLFALGLIAGGAGAAYGFGFEIPRTLNVSGVDLMIAGLLVGIGTRLANGCTSGHGICGIGRLSRRSIVATMTFMLAAAATVFLRLHG; from the coding sequence ATGTGGACACACATACCGTGGTTTTCATTGACAGGTGGCATGTTGATTGGTTTATCGGCCCTGATACTACTGTTTTTAAACGGAAAGATTGCCGGGATCAGCGGCATTCTGACCGGCATATTCCGTCCGCAGCATCCGGATGCCGGCTGGCGGTTACTGTTTGCGCTGGGGTTGATTGCTGGTGGTGCCGGTGCGGCATACGGATTTGGATTTGAGATACCGCGAACACTCAATGTCTCCGGAGTTGATCTGATGATTGCGGGCTTACTGGTGGGTATCGGTACCCGTCTGGCCAATGGTTGTACCAGCGGGCACGGGATTTGTGGTATCGGGCGTCTGTCCCGGCGTTCAATCGTTGCCACCATGACCTTTATGCTTGCTGCCGCTGCGACGGTGTTTTTACGTTTACACGGATAA
- a CDS encoding ArsR/SmtB family transcription factor, which yields MTDIEKMQVHAQEAAELLKLMAHPARLMVLCQLAGGEVGVSRLQRHSDLSQSAFSQHLKVLREHGLVVVRKSSQQVFYSLADHRATAIISSLQQLFCHE from the coding sequence ATGACAGATATAGAAAAAATGCAGGTGCATGCCCAGGAAGCAGCAGAATTACTTAAGCTGATGGCTCACCCTGCACGATTGATGGTTTTGTGCCAGCTGGCTGGCGGGGAAGTGGGAGTGTCCAGGTTACAACGTCACTCCGATCTGAGTCAGTCCGCTTTCTCACAGCATCTGAAGGTGCTTCGGGAGCATGGACTGGTTGTGGTGAGAAAGTCATCTCAGCAGGTGTTTTATTCTCTGGCTGATCATCGCGCAACAGCCATTATTTCAAGTTTGCAGCAGTTGTTTTGTCACGAATAA